Sequence from the Equus przewalskii isolate Varuska chromosome 11, EquPr2, whole genome shotgun sequence genome:
CTGTAATCGATGCCATACAAacaagcaaactgaggctcagagacattaagttacttgcccagggccacacagctaggaagtagcCAGCCTGGGTTGCAAACCCAGATTGGCCAGACTCCCCGGCCTATGCTTCTAACCTAGTTTAAATTCATTcaaattcaatgaaattttttaaattcagctcCTCAGTTGCAGGTGTTGTAAGCTGGTTCTGTAGCCACATTGGAAGTGCTCGGGAGGCACACATGGCCAGAGCTGCTGTACTGGGCAACACAGATTAGAGAACATTCCCCTCATGGCAAACTGTTTCAGCCGGGTGACAGCGCCCCCAGCATCCTGCTCTCTCAGAGTCCCCTGGGGCTCTGGGTCATCAGGGAGGTGACGTGCCTTTGAACCTGTTCGGGTTTTTCCTCGCGCTGTGAGTTCACCGCGGTTGACCCACATAGCCTTCGTTGGTGCCTCAGAGTCCCAGACCGAGCAGTACCGGTCGCTGGGGAGGGGCGCCGCCCGTGCCACCTGTCCTAGAAAATGTTCCTCTCATTGAGCATCTCCTGGATCTCGGGCTGCTCAATCTGGGTCCTCCTGGGccaggggaggagggtggaggtcAGAGCGGGAGGAGCTAAGACCCTGGCACATCCCTCTCAGCTGCTCCCCTGGCCCCCCAAGGGGAGCTGGTTCCGAGTCCTGCTGGCCCTGCCAGGAGGGGGGTCTTCTGGGTAGGAGAATTTGCATGCAGGAGGGTGAAGCCCCTGGGGAAACTAGGCTGAGTCTGGACTAAGTAATCGCAGTAGCTGATGCGGAGATAGCTTCCGAGAAGGCGCCTTCACCGGCCGGCCTGATGGGACAGGGCCCCGAGGCTGGTGCGCTGCGCCAGCCCAGGACCCGGCCCCTCTCTGCGGggtttccccttccttccttcttggggGAAAGATGGGTCTCAGctgctcctgctccctgccctggagGTCACCCAGTACCTTTCAACGCTCCTTCTGGCTGAGAGTCCCTCTGGGGTCTGGGACCTTGAGGTGGCCGTCCCTTCTGGACTTGGAAGGCCACCAGTAGGAGGGCCTGTCCCCTTTGATCTCACAGCCACCTCCAGAGCAACCTCCATGAATTCATTCACTTGCCCCACAAATAGGAATTGATGGccaagcacgtgccagagaccgTGCCAAGCTTGGGGTTACAAATTTGGGAAAGATAGACTCCCCCGCTAGGATCCTGGAGGGCGTGGTAATGACAATGACAGTAACTAAGTTCTGCTTGAGAGGTAACAGCTGTGATTGGGACATGGAAGGTGCGGGGGaagccaggccagggcagggatGAGGGGTGGGGAGTCATCTAAGCAGGTCATCTGTAGGAAGTGCTAGACGGGTGTAAGGAAGGAGTGAGGAGAGAACATTCTGGACAGAATAAACTACATGTGCCTTTCTTCACCGCTGGGCCTGAGTGGGACGCACCAGATGCGAGGCTGCCCAAGTTGAGTCTGGAATAtttcctgagggcagagaggaggcatGGAGGACCTTGAAGCCAGGACTGGACCTGAGCAGATGTGTACTTTAGAAAGAATATTCTGGTTGCAAGGTGGAGAATAGATTGGTTGGAGTTCTGACAGAtgggagctcagagaagttaggtaaacTTTCACAGGCCACACAGCCTCTAAATGGCGGAGCCTGATGAATTCCTAATCTCTCTGGCGCCCGAACTTGTCCTACCCCCTCAAGTTGCCGGATGCGGTGGCCGGCATCCAACGTGCGTAAGCTTCAGCCCCTGCCTTCTGGAAGGTGGGGTCACTAAAGGGACTGACTGTGGCCATGGGCAGGTGCCCAGCAGCCCCGGGCAGGCAGAGGTCTTGAAGGAAAGTGCGGGCAGGAAGAGGTCCGGGTGCTGAGGGTGTCAAGAAGGACTCCCTCCCTGGAGAGGCCGGCTGGACCGTGCAGAAGCAGTGGATTCTCCCAGGAGGGAGGACGGTGTTTCTGGTGCAGGAAACGAACAGGACACTGAGCCCCGGCATGAGCAGCGGGGACATGAGCGACTCCTCGGGGCGATCGTGGGACAGGGACGGAGCTGACGAGGGTATGGGAAGCCCAGATGACAGGCCGAGGAGCGTAGACTTGATggtgggcactggggagccatagAGGCTGTGTGAGCAGGAGGTGACACAAGATGAGAGTGAGTGTCCCAAAAGTCAGGCCACAGGGATTCTAAGTCATCGTAggttcccatttgacagatgagggaGCCAGGGCTCCCAGACCTcaggtcacttgcccaaggtcaccttaACCGCTAAGGACTCATCCTTCACAACTCATTTCCAATGTTCCTTTCCAGAGGCCCCAGGCCAGCAAGTCACCCAGTTGTGGGTTTCCATGGCACCCTGTCATTACAACTGTCATTAAAGCAGTAATTGGGAACTGAGTCGCTTTAATGTCTTTCTCCTCTGGGAGAAGTCAGCTCCAGGAGGAAGGGTTCATGTCCTGGGCCACTTCCGCAACCCTTGTCAGTGCCTTGCGTGTGTTAGGGACTTTGGACATCTTTAttgcagggagggtggggaagatGGGATGCTGAGGGCGGCAGAACACCATCTGTGGACGTTGGTGGCAAAATTCtctgtccttcttccttcctgtcctCATCCCCCGCCTCTCCCCGCTGCAGGCGGCTTCTGGCTCGGTGTGGACCAGGAGGGGGCCGAGGGCACCCTGTCCTGGACGGGCACCGTCTTCGGCGTGCTGGCCAGCCTCTGCGTCTCACTCAACGCCATCTACACCAAGAAGGTGCTCCCAGCCGTGGACGGCAGCATCTGGCGCCTGACCTTCTATAACAACGTCAACGCCTGCGTCCTcttcctgcccctgctcctgctgctgggggAGCTGCAGACCCTCCGCAGCTTCTCCCAGCTGGGCAGCGCCCACTTCTGGGGCATGATGACGCTGGGCGGCCTGTTTGGCTTCGCCATCGGCTACGTGACGGGACTGCAGATCAAGTTCACCAGCCCCCTGACCCACAACGTGTCCGGCACGGCCAAAGCCTGTGCCCAGACGGTGCTGGCCGTCCTCTACTATGAAGACACCAAGAGCTTCCTCTGGTGGACGAGCAACATGATGGTGCTGGGGGGCTCCTCCGCCTACACGTGGGTCCGGGGCTGGGAAATGAAGAAGGTGCAGGAGGAGCCCAGCcccaaggaggaggagaagagcgGCGTGGGGGTGTGAGTTCCTCTGGGGACCCTGGGGTGGCCCAGCGGGGAGAATGCCCGGGGTGGGGCGGAACAGCCGTGACGGCATCTGTCCAGACCCAGACAGGGTGGCCTGGACGGGGAACGGCTTACGGACTTGAGCGGAATCTGGTGGTTGAAATGGAACCAGTGTTTTCAAGAGATGTCAGTAAGTTGCCCAAGCTGTGTCGACCCCCTTTCCTATTTCTAAGTTTGTGTCCTCCCCTAGGGAGGAGGGAGCCCCCTGGGAATAGCCAGTGAGGTTCTCTGGAAGACCACTAGCTctcagggagctggggaggggttgcacccctcctgcccccctcccagggccttctACCTCCATGTGACCTTTGCGGTTGGGGACGGGCCACCACCTTTAAGGGACAGTATTGGGGAAGCCAGTACATCTGCACTTATACTCAGGGGAGATGGGGGTGTGACCCACCACAGGCCAACTGAAGGGGTTTGGGGAACCTCTCGGCTCTGGCAGCCTAGCTTTGGCCCCCAAAACCAGCCTTCCTTTAGGGGAAAGCGTGGGCTGGGCTGAGGCAGGAAATGGACCAGGGTTCCGTCTTCCCCGTGCCTAGACCAGCAGGCCCCGTGAGAGAGGACGAAAGATCACTATGCCTGAGCCTGGTGCTGGCACCCCTGGGGGGCTGCTGGGAAGTGCCCCACGAATGGGATACCTTGTGGGAAAGTGCCCTTTTCCTGCTATCTGCACTCCATATTTCCAGCTTTTGAATATGGGGACCACACGTCTTTTACTGGTTAAGCAAGTTCATGAGCCCCCCTCCCAATCACTGGCACTCCTTTTACCTGCCTCACTCCTCAGCCTTTGAGGGCCACGTGTCCCTTGGTCCCTGCACCTGGCACAGCTGCCCGGCCAGGTAACGACCTCTTGAAAGTGCAGCCAGGGCTACCTCTGCCCTCCCAAATCTGCCTCCCCCGGAGCTTCACCCCCAGGGGGTTGATGGAGTGAGGGACCTGCCACAGAGCCTTCCGCCTCAGCTGTCCTCGCAGATCCTGACCCCTGCGGGGTAGAGGTTGTCACCCAATCCTGATGGAGGAGATAAACTACCAATTACGTTCTTCTCTGAAGGCTCGGGGTGGCTCCACAGCCCTGTCCCTTCTGCTGGGCATTCTGTTCCACGCATCTCCTTGGGGTCATTCCTGATGTTTTTAGTCCTATAGGGAAAGGCCGGGAGCGTGTCTTCTCATCGCGACCCCCTTCCAGTCCCCCCCACACCCAATCCCAAGTGGTTtctaatgaaaatgaatgaagttggtGGGGCCTGATGCCCTCAATTGTGtgtgatttaattaaaaatcagaGTGAGACATCCTGTGTGTGTGGACTGAGTGAAGGAAGGGCAGGAAGGGTCTAGACCGGGCGTATGAACGAGGCCCCGTGGAGAGGCGACCTCGAGAGGAGAGGTCGATCTGGGGACCACACTCCTTCCTGGGAGGTGGGTGACCAGACCTCAGGCTCGTGTAGTAATAGCTGCCTTTGCCTGGACACTCGCAGGAGGCTGGACATGGTGCTGAGTGCTCCACACGCATGATTCACCCTGCCCACTCCCCACACCCTGCGAGGTGGACGCCATCGCTGATCcgccattttgcagatgaagacacCAAGGTTCTGAGAGGAGCATGGGGAGGAAGAGGCCGCAGTAGGATTCAGGCCAGGGTCTCTGCCTTCAGAGCATAGGTACTTAACCACGGTACCCTTAACCATCCCCAGCActcagcacctactgtgtgccaggcactgtgggagGTTGTATTAATA
This genomic interval carries:
- the SLC35C1 gene encoding GDP-fucose transporter 1 isoform X2, which translates into the protein MALMGASDPTVEAEASEEKPFLLRAVQIALVVSLYWVTSISMVFLNKYLLNSPSLRLDTPIFVTFYQCLVTTLLCKGLSALAACCPGAVDFPSLRLDFRVARSILPLSVVFIGMITFNNLCLKYVGVAFYNVGRSLTTVFNVLLSYLLLKQTTSFYALLACGIIIGGFWLGVDQEGAEGTLSWTGTVFGVLASLCVSLNAIYTKKVLPAVDGSIWRLTFYNNVNACVLFLPLLLLLGELQTLRSFSQLGSAHFWGMMTLGGLFGFAIGYVTGLQIKFTSPLTHNVSGTAKACAQTVLAVLYYEDTKSFLWWTSNMMVLGGSSAYTWVRGWEMKKVQEEPSPKEEEKSGVGV
- the SLC35C1 gene encoding GDP-fucose transporter 1 isoform X3 — encoded protein: MQPGPGTCKRRAPLKRSRILHMALMGASDPTVEAEASEEKPFLLRAVQIALVVSLYWVTSISMVFLNKYLLNSPSLRLDTPIFVTFYQCLVTTLLCKGLSALAACCPGAVDFPSLRLDFRVARSILPLSVVFIGMITFNNLCLKYVGVAFYNVGRSLTTVFNVLLSYLLLKQTTSFYALLACGIIIGGFWLGVDQEGAEGTLSWTGTVFGVLASLCVSLNAIYTKKVLPAVDGSIWRLTFYNNVNACVLFLPLLLLLGELQTLRSFSQLGSAHFWGMMTLGGLFGFAIGYVTGLQIKFTSPLTHNVSGTAKACAQTVLAVLYYEDTKSFLWWTSNMMVLGGSSAYTWVRGWEMKKVQEEPSPKEEEKSGVGV